CGCTCGCCCTGGTGCGTGCCGGGGTCACGGGCCTGGGGTCGGACAGCTTGTCCCGGGTGTCCTCGAACAGGGCGCGTCCGGCCGGCAGCAGCAGGACGGCGCCCGCGCACAGAGCCAGCACCACGGCGAGGATCACCAGGAGCCGCACCCCCCGGCCCGAACTCGCCCGCACCCGGCGGCGGAACGGCCACACGGTCCGCCACCACGGCAGCGGGTCGGCCTTCGCGGTGGGCTTCAGCGGGGCCGCACAGCGCCGGCAGAACCGGCGGTCCGGCTGGTTGGGCGTGCCGCAGGAGGGACAGGGTCTCCCCTCCACTTCCTCCGTCACCGCTGCGGGCCGTACTACGGGGCGTGGAGCCTGCGGTTTCGCGGGCTGTACCGCCACGATGGGCTGCGGCGCCGGTGCCTCGGGGGCGGCCGGGGGCCGGGGGCCTGTCGCTTCCCGGCTGCTCGGAGGGGGTGCGGTGGGGCGGTGCGGGGGTGTGGCCCGGGCCTGCAGGGGTCGTGGTGGTGCAACGGATACGCCGGGAGCGGGCTCATCTCCCGTAGGGGGTACGGCGCTTGCGGACCCGTCGGCCGTTCCTGAGCGGGCGGACACGGGTGCCACCGTGGGCGCGGGCGTCGTCGGCGCGGGTGGCGTGGTGGGGCGAGCTGCTCGGGCTTCGTCGGTGCGGGGGGTCTCGGCGGTCCCGGGGGTCTCCTCGTCGCCGCTCGCCGGGCGGTGTTCGGGGATGGAGGGCTCGGTGCGGGCGTCGGCGGGTCCGGACTGGGGCGGAGGGCTCGTCGTGTCGTCCTGGCCGGGCCGGGCGCCCGGACGCTCGTCGGCCCCGGAAGGTGAGGCAGGGCCCTGCGTCGTGCTCGGCCCGCCGGCCTCGCTCCGGGTCCGGCCGGTCAGCCGGCTGCGCAACGACGAGGTGCAGGGAGGTGCGGCGGACGGGGACGCGTCCGCCGTAGGCGATGCGGGGGCCGGGGCGGGATCCAGGGCGGCCGGGGGCTGCGAGGATGCGCTCGGTCGCGGTTCCGACCGCTGCGGTTCCGGCGACGTGGCCGTTGGCGTGCTCGCGGCCGGCGGATCGTCCGACCAGCCCAGGTACGCGCCGCAGTTGCCGCAGAAGTCGTCCCCGGGGCCGTTGGACGCCCCGCAGGCGGGACATGCGCGCATGGCGTCACCTCCCTTCGTCGGCGGGTGGGCCGGGCAGGACCTCCACCCGGCAGACGGTGTGCACCGGGCACATGGCCCGGACGATCTCGCGGACGCGGTGCACGTCCACCTGCGCCTCGCGGTCCGGCCACACCCGGACCAGGGGTTCGCCGGGGGGCTCGGGCGGCAGGTCGGCTCCGGCGGTGTGCGACCACCACGCGCCGCCGTCGTCGGTCACCTCGGCGTGCACGCCGAGCGCGAGGTGCAGGGCTTCGACCAGGCCGCGCCTGGTGCCGCGCCACCGGTGCAGCTCCACCGCGCGGACGACCGCCTCGCGGCGCAGTTCCACGGGCCACCGCGGGTCGTCGTCGGCGCCCACCCAGGACGCCAGCCAGGCCAGGAAGTCCGTCGGGGTGACCCGGGGATCGAGGTAGGCGGGCAGGTTGTCGAGGGTCGCGAACACGGGGGCGAGGACGGTGTCGAGGCCGGCGGTGAAGCGTTGCGCGAAGTCGTCGTCGGCGTACAGGGCGGGCAGTTGCCCGCCGATCGGGTGACGGCTCGGCAGGCCGGGTACGGCGGCCCGGCTCATCTCCCCGCCTCCGGCTCGAAGGCCGTGACGACCACCTGGTGCTGGTAGGAGAAGACCAGCGCACCCGCGGCCACGTCGACGCGGTCCACCGGAGCGCCGCGCCGCCCGGTGATCGGGTCGGCGGGGAACAGCCGGATCTCCTCGATCAGCGCGTTGCCGGTGGCGCGTTGCAGCACGCCGAACACCTCCCCGTACTGCACCGGCCGCCCGAACGGCCATCCGGTGCCGTCCGGTCCGCCGTGCAGCGGGTTGAGGTGGCGGAACAGTGCGGCGAGCGCCGCGTCGCGCACTCCGGCGGTGTCGCCCGGTGCCGCCGCGAGCCGGGCCACGACGGTGACGCCCTGGTAGACCGGCGGCTCGACGACGAGGCGGGTGCCGATCAGGCGTCGCTCGTCGAGGCTCGCGGTGATCGCCCGGAGCACCTGGTCGGAGGGGATCAGCTGCTCGAAACGGAGCCGGTCGTCGCCCTCGTCGGCGACCGCGTCCGGCACCACAAGGACCCGTACCGCACCCGCGCCGCCCTCCGCGGCGGGCAGACAGCGGACCCGGCGCACCGAGGGCGCCGCCTGGCGGCTGATGACCTCGTAGTCCTCGGCGGTCACCGCGCGCTCCTGCATCCGCAGGGCGTCCGGAGCCCGCAGCTTGGCGTTGGCGAGGGTCTCGCCGGCTACGCCGCCGCGCGCCGCCTCCCGGTTGGTGACCCGGGCGATGTACGGAACGGAGCTGAGCAGCACGGAGATCGCGCCGCGCGCGACGTTGCCCGCCGGCCCGCCACCGGTGCGGTAGCGGGCCACCCGGATCCGGGCGCCCTTGGGCGGTACGGCGCCGCACTGCCGCAGCGTGCCGTCGGGCTCGCGCAGCACCGGCGGGAAGCCGAACTCGCCGTTGGTGGCGTCCACGCGGACGTGCCGGTCGTCGGGCCCGGAGCGGCCGAAGTGCTCGACGACCTCCCAGCGTTGCCAGCCCTCGGCCGAGGACACCTCCACCACGGGGGGCTCTCCGTCGAGGAGGACCGGCGGGCGGCCGAGCCGGAACGTCTGCCCTGCGACCCCCTCCGAGGTGCCGAGCGGCACGTCGGTCACGGTCTCGGCGTGTTCGACGGACATGGTGCCGCCCACGGTGAACACCGCCGCCTCGCGCACCGTCGGGGACTCCGAGTAGAACGGCTGGCCCGGTTCCGCCTCGGTGACGCGGCAGCGCAGCCAGCCGGCCCGGGTGCCGCCGATCACCGACGCCGTGTGTCCGGCCGGTACGTGGACGATGACCTCGCCGGGCCGGTTCAGGCCGCCGGTGGTGTCCTCGCCGGTCTCGCACACCCGCCAGCCGCCGCCGTCCCACGCCTCCCACACCAGCGGGGGCTGGCGCGGGTCCACGCCGACGCCCTCGACGCGGCTGTCCAGGTGCACCGCGACGACGCAGCGCGGCACCGCCGTCGGCAGGCCGAACAGCAGCGCGTCGCCCGGCTCCGGTGCCGCCTGGAAGCAGGGCACGTCGCTGCCCTCGTTGATCTCCCTGGTCCGGTCGGTCTGCTCGCCGGTCCGGGACGCGGTCACCAGACGCGTCAACTCGCTCGGCAGGATGTGCAGTTCGTCCTTGGTCGCGAACACCACGGGCTCGTCGCTCTCGCCGCGCACGGTCGTCACCTCGGTGCCCGCGGGCAGCACCACTGTGTCGGGCTGCGGCGCCGACAGCCAGAAGTCGACGTCGGCGGCGGCCGCGGCCGGCGGGAACAGCCGGATGTCCAGCAGGTCGAGGAACGCGGTGTAGTTCTTGTCCGGGACCCGGTTCAGCCGGTACAGCAGCTGGTCCACGAGATAGGCGAACGTCTCGATCAGGGTGACGCCCGGGTCGGAGACGTTGTGGTCGGTCCACTCCGGGGCGCGCTGCTGCACGTACCGCTTCGCCTCGTCGACGAGTTGCTGGAACCGGCGGTCGTCCAGGTTGGGGGAGGGCAGGGCCATCAGTCGGCGACCAATTCCTCGGCCCCCTCCTCGGAGGGGATCGTGTAGAAGGGAAAGACCAGGTTGCGCCGGTCGTTGGTGGAACGCAGGGTGTAGTGCACGTCGATGTAGAGGGTGCCGTCCTCGATCGCGTCGAAGGCGACCACCACGTCGTCCACCGCGATGCGCGGCTCCCACCGCTCCAGGGCCTCGCGCACCTGCTGCGCGATACGTCCGGCGGTGGCGCCGTCGCCGGGGGCGAAGACGTAGTCGTGGATGCCGCAGCCGAACTCGGGGCGCATCGGGCGTTCGCCGGGTGCCGTGCCGAGCACGAGGCGGATCGCCTCCTCGATCTCCTGTTCCCGCTCGACCATGCCGATGCCGCCGGTCGGCCCGACCCGCAGCGGGAAGCCCCAGCCCCGTCCGATGAACCGCTCGCTCATCACACGCCCCCGATCAGGACGTTCATGGCGCCGGTCACGATCTGCGCGCCGCACGACGTCTGGTCGCGTGCGCGTGC
Above is a genomic segment from Streptomyces collinus Tu 365 containing:
- a CDS encoding phage tail protein; this encodes MSRAAVPGLPSRHPIGGQLPALYADDDFAQRFTAGLDTVLAPVFATLDNLPAYLDPRVTPTDFLAWLASWVGADDDPRWPVELRREAVVRAVELHRWRGTRRGLVEALHLALGVHAEVTDDGGAWWSHTAGADLPPEPPGEPLVRVWPDREAQVDVHRVREIVRAMCPVHTVCRVEVLPGPPADEGR
- a CDS encoding putative baseplate assembly protein codes for the protein MALPSPNLDDRRFQQLVDEAKRYVQQRAPEWTDHNVSDPGVTLIETFAYLVDQLLYRLNRVPDKNYTAFLDLLDIRLFPPAAAAADVDFWLSAPQPDTVVLPAGTEVTTVRGESDEPVVFATKDELHILPSELTRLVTASRTGEQTDRTREINEGSDVPCFQAAPEPGDALLFGLPTAVPRCVVAVHLDSRVEGVGVDPRQPPLVWEAWDGGGWRVCETGEDTTGGLNRPGEVIVHVPAGHTASVIGGTRAGWLRCRVTEAEPGQPFYSESPTVREAAVFTVGGTMSVEHAETVTDVPLGTSEGVAGQTFRLGRPPVLLDGEPPVVEVSSAEGWQRWEVVEHFGRSGPDDRHVRVDATNGEFGFPPVLREPDGTLRQCGAVPPKGARIRVARYRTGGGPAGNVARGAISVLLSSVPYIARVTNREAARGGVAGETLANAKLRAPDALRMQERAVTAEDYEVISRQAAPSVRRVRCLPAAEGGAGAVRVLVVPDAVADEGDDRLRFEQLIPSDQVLRAITASLDERRLIGTRLVVEPPVYQGVTVVARLAAAPGDTAGVRDAALAALFRHLNPLHGGPDGTGWPFGRPVQYGEVFGVLQRATGNALIEEIRLFPADPITGRRGAPVDRVDVAAGALVFSYQHQVVVTAFEPEAGR
- a CDS encoding GPW/gp25 family protein; the protein is MSERFIGRGWGFPLRVGPTGGIGMVEREQEIEEAIRLVLGTAPGERPMRPEFGCGIHDYVFAPGDGATAGRIAQQVREALERWEPRIAVDDVVVAFDAIEDGTLYIDVHYTLRSTNDRRNLVFPFYTIPSEEGAEELVAD